One region of Termitidicoccus mucosus genomic DNA includes:
- a CDS encoding TonB-dependent receptor plug domain-containing protein: MKTSISHHQKLRLSPAAITGLLLVVLSVGLPAAPSASPTTSGTSKPAQTPASSTGTDVIEREVYATRDQAGKFVIEQETISMTPSTTGTIEEVLRARSVAQFDLNSRNSELGGEITPPRFSIRGGSYYANNFMINGVSNNNYFGQGGFLDTNVAANSSPMGEAQAIFVNPDLIGAVVVYTDNVPVEYGGFTGGVFDAKIRDPKTDGFHASLNFGNYTRDSWTSQKFAESADPERTTNTNNHQPLFERYSFSASVEGPLTKNIAGFLSYSEVRSIVPVWDTLTPASKFKNHSINRNLLAKLTTYGLDDFHAALTTTYAPYEREWRASSSRKGSPLTSEGGGYSAMLEVEKKLPFGKLSGDVSYRDSDISRDTATNKTFSWANSATNAYANWGGSSATASEGNGGDYEQHQKTFAANAKLAVVEFGPKYFRNNITTGIQFKAIRMERETEDSLSFSWLAANSPSGANRMDPASTGDKENGVITGEQWLNYLVFYGASNKAVSQTEIAAYAEDKIKVERFTATAGIRVDHETFLGTTAWSPRLALNADVLNNGILNIFAGAARYTQSGVPSFKYVLFNNRTQVRQRRANYDAEWEPYQEVTSLPYNTGNLKAPHADAFNLGASTVWSGYVFRLDGSIRRHRDIIRSKPGSPGFTREYLNSGKADYKGVTFEIEKKTPDLGWAGQHNLLLSFTYAKTDSNSREDYAMEENEGGNFTPYFVIYNGELAPSDNLPATNFSTPLVVTFSDMASFWGGRVRLYNTLRFEKGGDGLAQTSRDPSKLPGDPDYNKYYILNDGRDPSQGGAYASSIPTNQARAVYFYTNRKYDNIIFWDMSLDYDVVQTRAGTLTLQLRLTNILNRHDHVDTSIDASGDIYTAGRQLYAGIQYKF; the protein is encoded by the coding sequence ATGAAAACAAGCATATCGCACCACCAAAAATTGAGACTGAGTCCCGCAGCCATCACTGGCCTGCTCCTCGTCGTGCTCTCCGTCGGCCTCCCCGCGGCCCCCAGCGCCTCGCCGACCACCTCCGGCACGTCCAAGCCAGCGCAAACCCCGGCATCATCCACCGGAACTGACGTCATCGAAAGAGAAGTTTATGCCACGCGCGACCAAGCGGGCAAATTCGTCATCGAACAGGAAACCATAAGCATGACGCCCTCGACCACCGGCACCATCGAAGAAGTCCTCCGCGCGCGCTCCGTGGCGCAATTCGACCTCAACTCCCGCAACAGCGAGTTGGGCGGCGAAATCACTCCCCCGCGCTTTTCCATCCGCGGCGGCAGTTATTATGCCAACAACTTCATGATAAACGGTGTCAGCAACAACAATTACTTCGGACAGGGCGGCTTTCTCGACACCAATGTCGCCGCCAACTCATCTCCGATGGGCGAGGCGCAGGCTATCTTTGTCAACCCGGACCTGATTGGCGCTGTTGTTGTATATACCGACAACGTTCCCGTCGAATACGGCGGCTTCACGGGCGGCGTTTTCGATGCAAAAATCCGCGACCCGAAAACCGACGGTTTTCATGCCTCGCTGAATTTTGGAAACTATACGCGTGACTCGTGGACCAGTCAGAAATTCGCGGAGAGCGCGGATCCCGAGCGCACGACGAACACCAACAATCACCAGCCGCTCTTTGAAAGATACTCTTTCTCCGCAAGCGTCGAAGGTCCGCTCACGAAAAACATCGCCGGCTTTCTTTCATATTCGGAAGTTCGCTCAATCGTTCCCGTTTGGGACACGCTTACGCCCGCAAGCAAATTCAAAAATCATTCAATCAACCGCAATCTTCTCGCCAAACTCACCACTTACGGTCTCGACGACTTCCACGCGGCGCTCACCACCACTTACGCACCCTACGAGCGCGAATGGCGGGCCTCCTCTTCTCGCAAGGGCAGCCCTCTCACCAGCGAAGGCGGCGGCTACAGCGCGATGCTTGAAGTCGAAAAGAAACTCCCGTTCGGGAAACTTTCCGGCGATGTTTCATACCGCGACAGTGACATCTCCCGCGACACCGCCACAAACAAAACGTTCTCATGGGCAAATAGCGCCACCAACGCCTACGCCAACTGGGGCGGCTCCAGTGCGACTGCCTCCGAGGGCAACGGCGGCGATTACGAGCAGCACCAAAAGACATTCGCCGCGAACGCGAAACTGGCAGTCGTGGAGTTCGGTCCAAAATATTTCAGAAACAATATCACGACCGGCATCCAGTTTAAAGCCATCCGCATGGAGCGCGAAACCGAAGACTCCCTCTCGTTTTCATGGCTCGCCGCCAACAGCCCGTCCGGGGCAAACCGCATGGATCCCGCCTCCACCGGCGACAAGGAGAACGGCGTCATCACCGGCGAGCAGTGGCTGAACTACCTCGTCTTTTACGGAGCGTCGAACAAGGCGGTCAGCCAGACCGAAATCGCCGCCTATGCGGAGGACAAAATCAAAGTGGAACGCTTCACCGCGACCGCCGGCATCCGCGTTGACCATGAGACATTCCTTGGCACGACCGCATGGTCGCCGCGTCTCGCGCTCAATGCTGACGTTTTGAACAACGGCATATTGAACATATTCGCCGGCGCCGCCCGCTATACGCAAAGCGGGGTGCCTTCCTTCAAATACGTCCTCTTCAACAACCGGACGCAGGTAAGGCAAAGACGCGCGAATTACGACGCGGAATGGGAGCCCTACCAAGAGGTCACTTCCCTGCCCTACAACACCGGCAACCTGAAGGCGCCCCACGCCGATGCCTTCAATCTCGGTGCCTCCACCGTTTGGAGCGGTTATGTTTTCCGCCTCGACGGCAGCATCCGCCGGCACCGCGACATTATCCGTTCCAAGCCCGGCTCACCCGGCTTCACCCGGGAATACCTGAACTCGGGAAAAGCGGATTACAAGGGTGTCACCTTTGAAATTGAAAAGAAAACGCCCGACCTCGGTTGGGCCGGCCAGCACAATCTGCTGCTCTCGTTCACCTACGCAAAAACCGACAGCAACTCCCGCGAGGACTACGCGATGGAGGAAAACGAAGGCGGCAATTTTACGCCCTACTTCGTCATATACAATGGCGAACTCGCACCCTCCGACAACCTGCCCGCGACAAACTTCAGCACGCCGCTGGTCGTGACATTCTCCGACATGGCGAGTTTTTGGGGAGGGCGTGTCCGCCTGTATAACACGCTCCGCTTTGAAAAAGGCGGCGACGGCCTCGCGCAAACGAGCAGGGACCCGAGCAAGCTGCCCGGCGACCCCGACTACAATAAATATTATATTTTGAATGATGGCCGGGATCCCAGCCAGGGTGGCGCGTATGCGAGCAGCATTCCGACCAACCAGGCGCGAGCCGTTTATTTTTACACCAATAGAAAATACGACAATATCATCTTCTGGGACATGTCGCTGGACTATGATGTCGTGCAAACCCGCGCCGGCACGCTCACATTGCAACTGCGCCTGACCAACATCCTGAACCGCCATGACCACGTGGACACTTCGATTGACGCCAGCGGCGACATCTATACCGCCGGTCGCCAGCTCTACGCGGGCATCCAATACAAATTCTAA
- a CDS encoding TonB-dependent receptor plug domain-containing protein, with translation MLNVLILAVALACQAHAQTAIDTGTASPAKPAEIEVTVTADPAENPATGRYVLTAGQIETRPMANSNLTDLLRSHPVVQFSNHSQNSLTQGEIKPDAISMHGSRPYEGLFTLDGVRMNNDLDPVDPGNGVTLAYGTSSEQGFYLDSRLIESLAVYDSNISARYSGFTGGVVEAGSRSWKGGQGGRIFFRHTDSDWNETITDDRLEFDSANNDRSNPARFQPDYKKSDYGAWAETGLTKNLGIVVSASRRDSKIPMLYLGGASYDIEGEELVEIDSPTGYRNQRRQSDNLSAKLSWYPTAETTLHWTMLYSGYEEDMFMNGSANSGYHNEHDGLGGILNLEQATRLGKLELTASYRDMKDARDSDTHYQVQVLDYTDWENQKSFVSGGPGSLDSRQKNAELDAVFTFDRFQTGAVGHRMLAGAGLNHVKADFTRDETHYAPTFIISGGYVMPYQADAFFAGSEDARYTSYHVFAEDAMKWKRLTLRLGLRMDRDDFIGRNNLAPRASLSLDVFGDERSVVTVGANRYYGSSMLTYALYGAQNNGLNHVYYGFTLPLDSPDNDWTPTHDYEGLDSLKTPYSDELMVALNQRWRNSQWFLQYVHRAHRDEVRSRPKYDADPGTGYEFWRSIREFTNDSETDSDNVFLSVRNIKPVVWRGIGNTFGASVAWQETKSDTALELGYSELDLTLNVDPRYAWYNGSVIDARDLPATDFNAPWKVNLDWQAEWKKAGLSMFNRVTWESSRDQVYKHNSGTDDYYPLPDGRRARKYSTARIGSLWRWDVTLQWQPAFARGLGFSAEVSNVFNRKNQADVMTWNDTTYKVYQPGRQVWLGVFFDF, from the coding sequence GTGCTAAACGTACTCATTCTCGCCGTCGCATTGGCATGCCAAGCGCATGCCCAGACTGCCATCGACACCGGCACCGCCTCACCCGCCAAGCCCGCCGAAATCGAGGTCACGGTGACCGCCGATCCCGCCGAAAATCCCGCCACCGGCCGCTATGTGCTCACCGCCGGGCAGATCGAAACCCGCCCCATGGCCAACAGCAACCTCACCGACTTGCTGCGCAGCCATCCGGTCGTGCAATTCTCCAACCACAGCCAGAACAGCCTCACGCAGGGCGAGATCAAGCCCGACGCCATTTCCATGCACGGCTCGCGCCCCTATGAGGGTTTGTTCACCCTCGACGGCGTCCGCATGAACAACGACCTCGACCCGGTCGATCCCGGCAACGGCGTCACGCTGGCCTACGGCACTTCCAGCGAGCAGGGATTCTACCTCGACAGCCGCCTGATCGAAAGCCTCGCGGTTTACGACTCCAACATCTCCGCGCGCTACAGCGGCTTCACCGGCGGCGTGGTCGAGGCCGGTTCGCGCAGTTGGAAGGGCGGACAGGGCGGACGGATTTTCTTCCGCCACACCGACTCGGATTGGAACGAGACCATCACCGACGACCGCCTCGAATTCGACAGCGCCAACAACGACCGCTCCAATCCCGCGCGCTTCCAGCCCGACTACAAAAAAAGCGACTACGGCGCGTGGGCCGAGACCGGCCTGACCAAAAACCTCGGCATCGTCGTCAGCGCCTCGCGCCGCGACTCGAAAATCCCCATGCTGTATCTGGGCGGAGCGAGCTATGACATCGAGGGCGAGGAGCTGGTCGAGATCGACAGCCCGACCGGCTACAGAAACCAACGCCGCCAGTCCGACAACCTTTCCGCCAAGCTCTCCTGGTATCCCACGGCGGAAACCACCCTCCACTGGACGATGCTGTATTCCGGTTACGAGGAGGACATGTTCATGAACGGCTCGGCCAATTCCGGCTATCACAACGAGCACGACGGCCTCGGCGGCATCCTCAACCTCGAGCAGGCGACCCGGCTCGGCAAACTGGAGCTCACCGCCAGCTATCGCGACATGAAGGACGCGCGCGACAGCGACACCCACTATCAGGTGCAGGTGCTGGATTACACCGACTGGGAAAACCAGAAATCATTTGTGTCCGGCGGTCCCGGCAGTCTGGACAGCCGCCAAAAAAATGCGGAGCTGGATGCCGTGTTCACCTTTGACCGTTTCCAGACCGGCGCGGTCGGCCACCGGATGCTTGCCGGCGCGGGGCTGAACCATGTGAAAGCCGACTTCACCCGGGATGAAACGCATTACGCCCCCACCTTCATTATTTCGGGCGGCTATGTCATGCCCTATCAGGCCGACGCCTTTTTTGCCGGCTCGGAGGACGCCCGCTACACCAGCTACCACGTCTTCGCGGAGGATGCGATGAAATGGAAACGTTTGACCCTGCGCCTCGGCCTGCGCATGGACCGCGACGATTTCATCGGCCGCAACAACCTCGCCCCGCGCGCGTCCCTCTCGCTGGATGTTTTCGGCGACGAGCGCAGCGTCGTCACCGTCGGCGCCAACCGCTACTACGGCAGCTCGATGCTCACCTACGCGCTCTACGGCGCGCAAAACAACGGGCTCAACCACGTTTATTACGGCTTCACCCTCCCGCTCGACAGCCCGGACAACGACTGGACGCCGACCCATGACTACGAGGGTCTCGACAGCCTGAAAACACCCTACAGCGACGAGCTGATGGTGGCCCTGAACCAACGCTGGCGCAACAGCCAGTGGTTTCTCCAATACGTCCACCGCGCGCATCGCGACGAAGTGCGCAGCCGCCCCAAGTATGATGCGGACCCCGGCACCGGTTATGAATTCTGGCGCAGCATCCGCGAATTCACCAATGACAGCGAGACCGACAGCGACAACGTTTTCCTGAGCGTGCGGAACATCAAGCCCGTGGTCTGGCGCGGCATCGGGAACACCTTCGGCGCCTCCGTGGCATGGCAGGAAACCAAAAGCGACACCGCCCTCGAACTCGGCTACTCCGAACTCGACCTGACCCTGAATGTCGATCCGCGCTACGCGTGGTACAACGGCAGCGTGATCGACGCCAGGGACCTGCCCGCGACCGATTTCAACGCGCCGTGGAAAGTCAATCTGGACTGGCAGGCGGAATGGAAGAAGGCCGGCCTGTCGATGTTCAACCGCGTGACGTGGGAAAGCAGCCGCGACCAAGTGTATAAACACAATTCCGGCACGGATGACTATTACCCGCTGCCCGACGGCCGGCGCGCGCGCAAATACAGCACGGCGCGCATCGGCTCGCTCTGGCGCTGGGACGTCACCCTGCAATGGCAGCCCGCCTTCGCCCGCGGCCTCGGTTTCAGCGCGGAGGTCAGCAATGTGTTCAACCGGAAAAACCAGGCTGACGTGATGACATGGAATGACACGACCTACAAGGTTTACCAACCCGGGCGCCAAGTCTGGCTCGGCGTGTTTTTCGATTTCTGA
- the hisB gene encoding imidazoleglycerol-phosphate dehydratase HisB, which translates to MANERIAKIARKTAETDITLTLAIDGAGKSRIDTGVPFFDHMLTLFARHGLFDLDVKCVGDVAVDYHHTVEDTGIVLGEAFRAALGDKLGIRRYGFFLLPMDEALARVVVDLGGRAHLVYEADAPTMFVRDFNIILVKEFCRAFSNALACNLHVKLEYGEEPHHVAEAIFKGLARALDAATRIDPRAAGQLPSTKGKL; encoded by the coding sequence ATGGCTAACGAACGCATAGCAAAAATCGCGCGGAAAACCGCCGAAACCGACATCACGCTCACGCTGGCAATCGACGGCGCGGGCAAATCGCGCATCGACACGGGCGTGCCGTTTTTCGACCACATGCTCACGCTCTTCGCCAGGCACGGCCTTTTCGACCTCGACGTGAAATGCGTCGGCGACGTCGCGGTCGATTATCACCACACGGTCGAGGACACCGGCATCGTGCTCGGCGAGGCGTTTCGCGCCGCGCTGGGCGACAAGCTCGGCATCCGCCGTTATGGGTTTTTCCTGCTGCCCATGGACGAGGCGCTGGCCCGCGTGGTCGTGGACCTCGGCGGCCGCGCGCATCTCGTGTATGAGGCCGATGCGCCGACGATGTTCGTGCGCGATTTCAACATCATTCTGGTGAAGGAATTTTGCCGCGCCTTCAGCAACGCGCTGGCCTGCAACCTGCATGTGAAGCTCGAATACGGCGAGGAGCCGCACCACGTCGCCGAGGCGATTTTCAAGGGCCTTGCCCGCGCCCTTGACGCCGCCACCCGGATCGACCCCCGCGCCGCCGGGCAGTTGCCGAGCACGAAGGGAAAATTGTAA
- the hisC gene encoding histidinol-phosphate transaminase, translating into MTAANTSSPIPSAASIDDLALPHVARLHAYTPGLQPTEPGWIKLNTNECPYPPSPRVAEAVRRELGEDGASLRLYPSPTSAPLREAIAAHHGHGLRAANVCVGNGSDDVLNLLVRAFCSPEAALSFTVPSYSLYPVLVAIQDGRAEAVEFERTMRLPVEKIAASPARAFILTSPNAPTGVAFGRAEIERVLAAYRGLLVVDEAYAPFAREDAVPLLARYPNLVVTRTLSKAHALAGIRVGYALAHAGTIAILDRVRDSYNVSRLSQAAALAAIGDTAYYDDVIAKIKHTRDLHLARWGGPPETGGLGWFTYPSQANFIFTEPCNARGETGPAVAAAAYEHLRANKILVRYFPGHPLTASFLRISVGTDAEMDAVHQSLQAWLTNA; encoded by the coding sequence ATGACCGCAGCCAACACATCGTCTCCCATTCCCTCCGCCGCCTCCATCGACGACCTCGCGCTTCCGCATGTCGCGCGGCTCCACGCCTACACGCCGGGACTCCAGCCGACCGAACCGGGCTGGATAAAGCTCAACACCAACGAGTGCCCGTATCCGCCCAGCCCGCGCGTGGCCGAGGCGGTGCGGCGCGAACTGGGCGAGGATGGCGCGAGCCTGCGGCTTTACCCGAGCCCGACGAGCGCGCCCCTGCGCGAGGCGATCGCAGCGCATCACGGCCACGGCCTGCGCGCGGCCAACGTCTGCGTGGGCAACGGCTCCGACGATGTGCTGAATCTCCTCGTGCGCGCCTTTTGCTCGCCGGAAGCCGCGCTGAGCTTCACCGTGCCGAGCTACTCGCTTTATCCGGTGCTCGTCGCCATCCAGGACGGCCGCGCGGAGGCGGTGGAGTTTGAGCGGACGATGCGGCTGCCGGTTGAAAAGATCGCCGCGTCGCCGGCCCGCGCGTTTATCCTGACCTCGCCCAACGCGCCCACCGGCGTCGCGTTCGGACGAGCCGAGATCGAGCGGGTGCTCGCGGCCTATCGCGGTTTGCTCGTGGTGGACGAAGCCTACGCGCCGTTCGCGCGCGAGGACGCGGTGCCGCTGCTCGCGCGTTATCCGAACCTGGTCGTCACGCGCACGCTTTCCAAGGCCCATGCGCTCGCCGGCATCCGCGTCGGCTACGCGCTCGCGCACGCCGGCACCATCGCCATCCTCGACCGCGTGCGCGACAGCTACAACGTCTCGCGCCTCTCACAAGCCGCCGCGCTCGCCGCCATCGGCGACACCGCCTATTACGACGATGTCATCGCAAAAATAAAACACACGCGCGACCTCCACCTCGCGCGCTGGGGCGGCCCGCCGGAAACCGGCGGGCTCGGCTGGTTCACTTATCCCTCGCAGGCGAACTTCATTTTCACCGAGCCGTGCAACGCCCGCGGCGAGACCGGCCCCGCCGTCGCCGCCGCAGCCTACGAGCACCTGCGCGCGAACAAGATCCTCGTGCGATATTTCCCCGGACATCCCTTGACCGCGTCGTTCCTGCGCATCAGCGTGGGCACCGACGCCGAAATGGACGCCGTCCACCAATCCCTTCAAGCATGGCTAACGAACGCATAG
- a CDS encoding NCS2 family permease encodes MFKLQENKTTVSRELQAGLTTFAAMAYILAVNPAILANSYGAGMNQAALVTITALSAATATILMALMTNYPLALAPGMGINAMFSFYICGQLQVPWSDALGMVCINGCIFLLLSLTGVRERIVKAIPHSLKIAITCGIGMFIAFIGLKNAGVIVSNPATFVAAGDFTGGSAALCLAGIVLIAILVARRVPGAIVIGILAITIVGAFVTGTPATGAEPAKMVTQLPGSLAGFFSLPSSPEPHFLKLTFGFLTTKAAFFAALPVILTLLLIDMFDNIGTLIGVTKRAGFLDKDGNLPKVGRALVADSIAAILSSLFGTSTVVSYVESASGVEAGGRTGLTSVTTAVLMLLALFLTPLILAIPAAATAPALVIVGVFMMQSVIEIKMEDFATAVPAILTIFAIPLTFSIAEGIGIGLISAVLLAVFTGKARSISLVGYAIAVIFFLQFFKIFPF; translated from the coding sequence ATGTTCAAGCTTCAGGAAAACAAAACCACCGTCAGCCGCGAGCTTCAGGCCGGGCTGACCACGTTTGCCGCGATGGCCTACATCCTCGCGGTCAACCCCGCCATCCTCGCCAACAGCTACGGCGCCGGCATGAACCAGGCCGCGCTCGTCACCATCACCGCGCTCAGCGCCGCGACCGCGACCATCCTGATGGCGCTCATGACCAACTACCCCCTCGCGCTCGCGCCGGGCATGGGCATCAACGCCATGTTTTCCTTCTACATTTGCGGCCAGCTCCAGGTTCCGTGGAGCGATGCGCTTGGCATGGTCTGCATCAACGGCTGCATCTTCCTGCTCCTCTCGCTCACCGGCGTGCGCGAGCGCATCGTGAAGGCGATCCCGCATTCGCTCAAGATCGCCATCACCTGCGGCATCGGCATGTTCATCGCGTTCATCGGCCTGAAAAACGCCGGTGTGATCGTGAGCAACCCCGCCACATTTGTCGCGGCCGGCGATTTCACCGGCGGCTCCGCCGCGCTCTGCCTCGCGGGCATCGTGCTCATCGCCATCCTCGTCGCGCGCCGCGTGCCTGGCGCCATCGTCATCGGCATTCTCGCCATCACCATCGTCGGCGCGTTTGTGACCGGCACCCCGGCCACCGGCGCCGAGCCCGCCAAAATGGTTACGCAACTGCCGGGCTCGCTCGCGGGCTTTTTCAGCCTGCCCTCCTCGCCCGAGCCCCACTTTCTCAAGCTGACCTTCGGCTTCCTCACCACCAAGGCCGCGTTCTTCGCCGCGCTGCCCGTCATCCTCACGCTCCTGCTCATCGACATGTTTGACAACATCGGCACGCTCATCGGCGTGACCAAGCGCGCCGGCTTCCTCGACAAGGACGGCAACCTCCCCAAGGTCGGCCGCGCCCTCGTGGCCGATTCCATCGCCGCCATCCTCAGTTCGCTCTTCGGCACGTCCACCGTGGTCAGCTACGTCGAGTCCGCTTCCGGCGTCGAGGCCGGCGGACGCACCGGCCTCACCTCCGTCACGACCGCCGTGCTCATGCTGCTGGCGCTTTTCCTCACGCCACTCATCCTCGCCATCCCCGCCGCCGCAACCGCGCCCGCGCTCGTGATCGTCGGCGTCTTCATGATGCAGTCCGTGATCGAAATCAAAATGGAGGACTTCGCCACCGCCGTGCCGGCCATCCTCACCATCTTCGCGATTCCGCTCACGTTCAGCATCGCCGAGGGCATCGGCATCGGCCTCATCAGCGCCGTGCTCCTCGCCGTGTTCACCGGCAAGGCCCGCTCCATCTCCCTTGTCGGCTACGCGATCGCGGTTATATTCTTTCTCCAATTCTTCAAGATCTTCCCATTCTAA
- a CDS encoding GTP cyclohydrolase: MSKIVKFTTLQNTAAARAAEPGGVPDFATLIREFQHGFGSARSPGSPDDRPLYGQTLYIASCALDMRFGAFRAHIFQDIIDKHYIIALVHGDICGAETLYTRLHSSCVTSETLRGIDCDCVQQLEGALEVIAKKGRGILFYLMQEGRGVGYTGKARDRMLVQASLDQLDTFQAYAAMGLRKDHRNYDNISHICHLLGITASFIVLTNNPDKLDALRAQGINVVAAEPIEFEPSPFNLSYLTSKATGGHHLTRPAASDIERALPPEPVTAFRPHALAHARRFIYAASYFLPIKPVDNEILLNAAQFPKIFPDGTLERHLTGPRPLITGYRLIRNNRFLVRIDKPALVTHARAHPDDPVTGLLTTPYWFRTHVYYDIVTSQDFVVLTHGAPGLADIPVIRIHSESLFNRFPLRAVANRDKMKQSIHHIVTYGVGAMLLLHNDGRGAGFGAYATDRMMSETGQALSTDEAYRKLGVGYDSRDYDAAMLLLRHHIPNEKIQMIMNSPASLVKKNEYAAALNAHKFDIEKWIFLDDHADEK, encoded by the coding sequence TTGAGCAAAATCGTCAAATTCACCACCCTCCAAAACACCGCCGCCGCCCGCGCCGCCGAGCCGGGCGGCGTGCCTGACTTTGCCACGCTTATCCGCGAGTTCCAGCACGGCTTCGGCAGCGCCCGCTCGCCCGGCTCGCCCGACGACCGCCCGCTCTACGGCCAGACCCTCTACATCGCGAGTTGTGCGCTCGACATGCGCTTCGGGGCGTTCCGTGCGCACATTTTCCAGGACATCATCGACAAGCACTACATCATCGCGCTCGTCCACGGCGACATCTGCGGCGCGGAAACCCTTTACACCCGGCTTCACTCTTCCTGCGTCACCAGCGAAACGCTCCGCGGCATCGACTGCGACTGCGTCCAGCAACTCGAAGGCGCCCTCGAAGTCATCGCGAAAAAAGGCCGCGGCATCCTCTTCTACCTCATGCAGGAAGGCCGCGGTGTCGGTTACACCGGCAAGGCCCGCGACCGCATGCTCGTGCAGGCCTCGCTTGACCAACTCGACACCTTCCAGGCCTACGCCGCCATGGGCCTGCGCAAGGACCACCGCAACTACGACAACATCTCGCACATCTGCCATCTCCTCGGCATCACCGCCTCGTTCATCGTCCTCACCAACAACCCCGACAAACTCGACGCCCTTCGCGCTCAGGGCATCAACGTCGTCGCCGCCGAGCCCATCGAGTTCGAGCCCTCGCCGTTCAACCTCTCCTACCTCACCTCGAAGGCCACCGGCGGCCATCACCTCACCCGCCCCGCCGCCTCCGACATCGAGCGCGCCCTGCCGCCCGAGCCCGTCACCGCCTTCCGCCCGCACGCCCTCGCCCACGCGCGCCGCTTCATCTACGCGGCGAGTTATTTCCTGCCCATCAAGCCCGTTGACAACGAGATCCTGCTCAACGCCGCCCAGTTTCCCAAAATCTTCCCCGACGGCACCCTTGAACGCCATCTGACCGGCCCCCGCCCGCTCATCACCGGCTACCGGCTTATCCGCAACAACCGCTTCTTGGTCCGCATCGACAAGCCCGCCCTCGTCACCCATGCCCGCGCGCATCCCGACGATCCCGTGACCGGCCTCCTCACCACGCCCTACTGGTTCCGCACCCACGTTTACTACGACATCGTCACCAGCCAGGACTTCGTCGTCCTCACCCACGGCGCGCCCGGCCTCGCCGACATCCCCGTCATCCGCATCCACAGCGAATCCCTCTTCAACCGCTTTCCGCTGCGCGCCGTCGCCAACCGCGACAAAATGAAGCAGTCCATTCACCACATCGTCACCTACGGCGTCGGCGCGATGCTCCTTCTCCATAACGACGGGCGCGGGGCCGGCTTCGGCGCCTACGCGACCGACCGCATGATGTCCGAGACCGGCCAGGCGCTTTCCACCGACGAAGCCTACCGCAAGCTTGGCGTGGGCTACGACAGCCGCGACTACGACGCCGCGATGCTTCTCCTGCGCCACCACATACCCAACGAAAAAATCCAGATGATCATGAACTCCCCGGCGAGCCTGGTGAAAAAAAACGAATACGCCGCCGCGCTCAACGCCCACAAGTTCGACATCGAGAAATGGATCTTCCTCGACGACCATGCGGACGAAAAGTGA
- the rsmA gene encoding 16S rRNA (adenine(1518)-N(6)/adenine(1519)-N(6))-dimethyltransferase RsmA, translating to MPLSPSATRELLAKLGHHPKRFLGQNFLVDGNIVRKSLELARIAPGDIVVEIGPGLGTLTSALLRAGATVWAVEKDRALHAHLAATLAREFPETFHLLEGDAVEHPIAGLPSGEVTSDKYQVASEASGTAAPHSAARTPPPAFKIVANLPYAISTPWMDAILGGPLPARMVLMLQQEAAQRYAATPGSKQFSAISIFLQNAYDLAPGHKVAAACFHPRPEVESCLLHLVRKSEPFVFSPQAKAAIRACFQQRRKQLGALLRNRLPDHGRAWLDTLAAHGHDARSRPEQIPPALWTALGR from the coding sequence ATGCCGCTCTCGCCCTCAGCCACGCGCGAATTGCTCGCGAAACTCGGACACCATCCGAAACGCTTCCTCGGGCAAAACTTCCTTGTCGATGGCAACATTGTCCGCAAATCCCTCGAACTCGCCCGCATCGCCCCCGGCGACATCGTGGTCGAAATCGGCCCCGGCCTCGGCACGCTGACCTCCGCCCTGCTCCGCGCCGGCGCGACCGTGTGGGCCGTGGAAAAAGACCGCGCGCTCCACGCCCACCTCGCCGCCACGCTCGCCCGCGAGTTTCCCGAAACCTTTCACCTCCTCGAAGGCGACGCCGTCGAGCACCCGATCGCCGGACTGCCGTCCGGCGAAGTGACAAGTGACAAGTATCAAGTGGCAAGTGAAGCGTCCGGCACGGCAGCGCCCCACTCCGCAGCCCGCACTCCGCCGCCCGCCTTCAAGATCGTCGCCAACCTCCCCTATGCCATCTCGACCCCTTGGATGGACGCGATCCTCGGCGGCCCGCTGCCCGCGCGCATGGTGCTCATGCTGCAACAGGAAGCCGCCCAGCGCTACGCCGCCACGCCCGGTTCGAAACAATTCAGCGCCATCTCGATTTTCCTGCAAAACGCCTACGATCTCGCCCCCGGCCACAAAGTCGCCGCCGCCTGCTTCCATCCGCGCCCCGAGGTCGAGTCCTGCCTGCTTCACCTCGTGCGCAAATCCGAGCCCTTCGTGTTTTCCCCGCAGGCGAAGGCCGCCATCCGCGCCTGCTTCCAGCAACGCCGCAAGCAACTCGGCGCGCTCCTGCGCAACCGCCTGCCCGACCACGGCCGCGCCTGGCTCGACACCCTCGCCGCCCACGGCCACGACGCCCGCTCCCGCCCCGAGCAAATCCCGCCCGCGCTCTGGACCGCGCTCGGCCGATGA